From Leishmania major strain Friedlin complete genome, chromosome 8:
gatggtggtggtggtggtgagagtCTGTAGAGGGCGTCGGGAGAAGTCGATCACGGCGCAGGGCAGGTGGGGACGGGGACAgtgcaagagagggaggggacgtCGTCACAGGCAACGCAGGCGCGGACAAcctcacacagcagcggtgcatccatgcatcacgcacgcaggggagagggcgaggcgcaCAGCGACGCGCGTCACACATTCCCCGGTGCATGCGCTGCGTGTCGACCCGAGTCGGGGCACTTGAAAGGTGGGCTTTGCGTGATTGCGGTTGCAGAAGGAGTGGGTGTAGGGGCTACATgatgcgtgtgcttgtgtgtttACTCCTGGTCGATGTTCGTAGGTAGGGTCGGTGGAAGGGAGGTGGAAAGGAGGTGGAAAGGAAGCTTAGTGGAACTGGCCGGAAGCAAAGGATAGTTCTTTGTGTATGGAGCTAGACGGCGGAAAGGGATAAAGTGTTGATCATCTTCGAGAGTGTGCGGGGGAGTGGGATaaaagcagcagaagcacgCACATGCCACACCGATCGGCGATCAGACGCTGGCACATGCTCGTTCGAGTCTTTCAGTACAATGCACGTACAGCAAGATTCCATActagccgccgccgccgtcggtgtAGAGCTGGGAAGCGCACAGTGCAGCGCGTTCATGTTTGTGGACAGCAAAAACCTCAGTCGAAACTCAAAGGTTTGTGCCACACTAGGCACCGGGCGATGAGAACCTAGTGCTCACGTGTCATGGCTTCCCGGTGTATTTGCTGAACCTTGGCTACCAGTGCGGCACACCAGCGCTTGTGACGATCCAGAAGCAGCGTGTCTTCTTGAACCTGCTCTGGCTCATCCGATGCAGCCGGCTTCAATTCAGAGCCCCGGCCGCTAGGTGCGGCTCCGAGATCCTCCTCTGCCCGCTCCTCTCGCAGCTGCTCCCACTCGCGATGACGCCGCTCCTGCCGTTGCCGCAGGTCTGCCCAGACCTTCGGTGACTTTTCCTCAAGAAATCGTTGCAGCAAAGGATCGGTGCGAGGAAGGCTCAAGGCAAGGGCAACCGAGAGCACCCCTTGCGCAACCGCCTCCGGGTTGTAGCCGCCCTCCAGAACAACGACCAACCCCGCTGTCCGTCCGTCATGCAGGCACCACCCCTTCAGCCGCGACAGGACCGAGGCAAACCCACCCTCGACGGCCATCTTGCCCAATGGATCGCCATAGGCAGCATCGAACCCCAGTGACACCATGACTAGGTCCGGCCCGAACTTAGCCAGCCGGGGCAAGAAAATCTCCTCCAAAACAGAGTTCATTAGGTGGTCGGAGATGACCTGCTCGCATCGTGCCGGCTGTTGCCCGTTGGTGTGCACGGCCACATTACAGATGCTGCCTTTGGAGGCGGCGTGTCGGCTCCCTCCCACGTAAgccgtgtcgccgcggccgtcAAATGGATAGAACTGCCTTTTATCGTAGCGGTGGAGCGACAGATACAGTAGCGAGGCGGGGTCGCAGGCACCCTCAACAAAAGAAGCGGTTCCCTCGCCGAAGTGGACGTCCAGATCGAGAATAGCGATGCGCGGAGGGCCAGAGGCCAACGCTGATGCGTGCCGAATGCGCAGTTGCTGAGCTGCGATGGCGACATTGTTGACCAGGCAAAATCCGCTCGGCTGTGAAGCCGTGCAATGATGCCCCGGCGGCCGCACAAGACAAAATGACACGAGGGGGTGCACACACccggcagcgctggaggCTGTGCCGGAGCGGGAAGCCGCCACACCGCGAAGCGCGGCGACGCTAGCATCGATCACGGCGCCTGCCGAGAGTCGGACAGCTACGCTACTTGTCCCCTCGTTGCAGTAAACGTCGCTTTTCAAGTCCGCCAGAGCCGCCCCACTCTTCAAAAAATGTTCGTAGACTTGCGGATCTTGGAAGGAGCAAACCTCGTCATAGGTGGCGAGTCGTGCAGGTATCCATTGCGAGCGGTTGGCTGCGCTGATCAGTGGCACAGCTCGGCCCAAGTCCGAACCTGAGCTGCTATCCTTGTGCACCGTAAAGGGAGCCAGCAGCTCGACAGGCAGAACGTCGAGTGCGCGCTCGCAGCCCTGAAGTGTCTCGATTGCGCGTTGCAGACGGTGTGGTGTCTCAGGGGAGCGGTTCatgtcagagcgatgtaGCAGCATGCGCGCGTCGAAACACCACCCCACGGTGATGTCGGGAGGTTGCGGTGCCGCCCCACATGCCGTGCCACTCACAAGAGCGGCTGTGGGGCTTTGTGATGATGTATCGCTGCCCTCTCCATCAGTACAAACGCCCCCTGTGATATAGTACACGCCTTTGTCCATTAGCTTTCCCATGAGCACAAGCTCTTGGTCGTCGACAAGACACAAGTCAGCGGACGGCGAGCTCGTGGAACATCGTGCTCGCAAGCCCACTCGACTAGCTACAGCTTCTAACGGCTCTTTCAGGTCACCTTTTCTAATCGGCGCTTCAGTTTCAAGCTGGGGACGCTGGAAGCGTCGCACAATTACGATGCCATTCAGCTCGGGACGCGCAAAAcgtggtggcggcatggGTGAAGTCTGGTATGCTAAGCAcgcagaagagagagaaaaaaggtGGCGAATGCGAGTCGGAAGACCTTTTCATTGCCCCGGCGTCTACACCGCTTTGCGAGGCGCGGAAGGCATGCACAACAGCATTGCTTGCCTGTGATGCACGAGAGCTTCGCCTCCCGAGCCGTAGAACTGAGGAGGTTCTAAGATGCTTCCCTCGTATAGCAGAAAGCAGATTTGCTTTGGTCGAAGGCTCTCGTCCGAGAAACCGGTGCCACGTGCATGCAACGTGATCAGTAGGAATGAAATACCAAGAAACAAAACGTAGAGCTGTGACGGAAAAAGATAATACGCTctaaatatatatatatatatgccCGCAGTCAGTTCACAGCGGCTTTCTGACGCTGGAAAGGGATGATCAGCTCGAGAGATCACTCACGCCCCAGTGGTCCGTAGAAGGGTGGCCGAATCCGTTTCCGATTGCGAGGATCGGGTATCCATTTGCTCGTACTTCAGAACCTCTGCATATGCCGCAGATGGCATCACTCGTACTCCACAGAGTTCGGAGAACTGAAGACCCTCCTCAGTGTCTAAGAGAGCGCAGTGTGCTCAACGGAGAATCAATTAACAGCCTCTGGTGTGTGATTGACTCACCTCTCCGCTTCCCTCGCCCTCCGTAAGACATGCagcacgacgccgcgctTTGCACGTCAATAAGCATCCGCCTGGCCCTTCCCAAGGTTCAGGAAGAGTGACACACCGTACTGCTCGTCGAGCGCCTCTTGGTATCCTGTGATGATGAACCGCTCAGCCCCAGCAGCATTGCTGAGAGCTCTGGTATACAGGCATCCATCGTTTGAGCTACTTTGCAGATTCGCGCGAAGACACGGTCTTCCAACTTCTGCCCATCAACAACGACGTATCCCCTAATTAGTGGTCAGTCACAAAATATGCTGCATTTCGCGCCACTTCCTTGTTGCGCATTGCCCGCCTGCTGTTTCGCAGCTGTCAACTGCCAACGCCGGATTTTACCAAGTCACCAGTACCACCGATATACTCGTTTCTCCATTCGACACCGAAGGGAACGTCCGATGCCTGCAACGGGAAAAATCCGCCGCCGAGATCACCGCTATGGGCCATAAAGTCACCTGCAGAATGCTCTTCGAGCCACGGGTCTGGACTTCGTAAGTGACAGTACAATTAGCTTCCGTTCTCGCACTACGCAGACGCCGTCTAGAAAAGAGAGAGTCCATGCATGCGATGGGCGAGTGTAGAGGCCAACAAACCTGAGATAAGGCGCGAAACGACAGCCCACCGCGAGTAAGTGATGCGTGCTGCATCGCCGCGAACAATCCCTCCATCCATCTGGAGTCCCGTCGTGTACTGCAACAGCATCATAACGGAAAGAGTATCCTCAGATGTGACGACCCGCATCCGAGAGAGCTTATAGAGTTCCCACATTTTACGTGATTCTCCCCACTttgctctttctctttcccaACGTGTTTACCCTCTGCCAGGGGGCATGGGTCCAGCCCAACGCTGCCCCCGGGCCGGTCGCACGCCCATCGCCTGCCGCAAAGCAACGCTAGACACAcgttgcggcggtgcgccgactcagtcacCGGTGCGCACCCTCGGCCCCAAACAccgcccaccacccgccGAGCAGggcgcctcgcagccgctcacccatcatgccggccgccccctgctgcatctcccctcggggtggcgcGGGCTCCCccaccagtgggcagtggGGGCCAGCTGGGACACGTTTGGGCCACGTGGGCACCCTGCTCGCCACACAGATGGCACAAACGTCTGCATAGTCGCAGCTctctccggcgcagcgccatcaaGGAGctcaccgccggcatcagcagcgacacatcgctctgacctcaCCACGTCGCAGGTGCTTGGCCCTGTCACTGCCAGCAGAGGGTCGGCACTCGCAGGGGATAGGGGAGCTGCTTGACTCCTCCAGAGGGAGTGTGTACTGGGCTTTGCCACCACCTTGAGGCGTCCCCTGTCATAAGTGCGCCCGTTTCGTTGATTCCGAAATTGGTGAGGAGCATTGCCAAAGTGATCTCAGCACCGTTGTAAATAACGGTCTCACTGGATATCAACCTCATGGTTTTACTCGTCATCCTCGCCTAGGAGCTCAGGCAACTTACTGATTGGCTTGTAGCCCAGAGTCGCGAGTGTTTTGGTGTAGCAGGCAAAGTTGCATTCAATCCCGGAGAAAAACGTCTTCATTAGGGGCAGAGACACAACAAATAAAACGATCGCACCCTTCACAATCGCTTTAGCTCAGAAAAGCCGCGCACGGGATAAAGGCAGAGcagacaacaaaaaagagaaaaaccTTATAAGAAGGCGAATAAGATTTACATGTAGATTCACTCCTGCTTCCAATCGACGGAGCTGCTGTGCCTCGCGGTCACACAGCCTGCGTAAGCGAGTCGATGCAAGGCCGACATCTGGGGAATAGAGAAGTCGAATCGTAAAAGCTAATTTTTGGGGGGATCCACAAGCTCGAGTCCAAGACGCTGAACTGCACAAAGACGATAAGAAAGAGAGGTAGAGTCACATCCGATTGCAAACGATAGAAAACCAAGCAACCATaccgaaaacaaaaagcaaAAATAATAGTGAAGACATGCGTGAGAGATGAGcaatacaaaaaaaaaaatgtgcACCCTGAGTGAGTGAAATTGCTCTACAAGAGCTCTTGGGACTTCTCCAGAGGGCTAGGTGTAAAACGTCTCCTAGATTCATTCCAGTCCGGCAAGACATGTGCCTGATAGTCTTCACGGAGTGGCAACTCGACACCATAGGCAGAGAGCTAGTCATCGTCGACGTGATGATCAACGAACAGAATGTTGAGAGCACTCCTGTCTAACGGTACCCCAATGTACTACTCAGGCGAAAAACTATCCCGCAAGAAGCTATTACTGGTTTTCATACCTTCAACCCTAAGTTTCTCGTCATGCCGGTCGAAGGGGTCGAGCTCTAAGTCTATGCGAAGGACACCATTCACAGTACAGGATATGCGCTGAGAATTTGTGAGATGCAGAGGCCCTTTCGATGGGCTAGGTACTCCCACACCACACTGAATAAGACTATTTGACACTCACAGGTGACTCTTTGCCCCGTTTACTGCCCTGGAGAGAGGAGCTTTCAGAGTAGATGACCCTTGTTTACTCTCGATGAGCCCTTTGACTTGTTTCGCCCGCTCATCATATCGAGCCACAAACTCCCCCGCAATTGTAAGCTGGTGGCGTTTGTCGGCGTCTGTTTCACTTTCGTTGTGCTGAATTGCACCCCCATGTCGAGTGTGCTCGGACTCTTGGCCCATCTTAGCAATCAAAGGCCTaagcagcggcgctgtgTGGCGCGCCAGTGATACAGAAGCTCCGCCAAGAACACCGATACCGACCCAGTCGCCCAATTCAAGTGCCCGTCGAAAGAGCAGCTCCCGGCTGTCATTTGCGGATTTCGAACGGTATCGCCGGCGCTCCGCGCTTGCAGTAAGACGATCCGCAACTTTGAACGTGGGCACCCCACTCCCAACTCTACTGCGCGGAGCGTGAGGCAGGAAAAAACAATGCAATGATGGGTTCGGAGCGTAGTTCTGCAGTGATGAGAACCCTCGCGCATTTTTCCGCTGGACTCTTGAAATGCTTCGGTTTGAGAGCCCTGACACCCTGTAGAAACAGTCACTGTGTGGGGTTTTACAACCCAAAACTGCTGCAGGCAAAGTACCTTCCGAAGCAAGCTGCTCGGCCATCCGAGCGTTCCACACTTCTCATTTTCTCAAGATAAATTCCGCCTTTGCCAGTGTTTCCGCCTCTACCGCTTGTGGGACCCTTTGATACGCTGATGATGATGCGTCAGACATAAGGAAGCTATCAGGCAATGTTGGTGCCCTTCGACCACAGCAGGAAGCAGCTATATCATGAATCCGCTCTCTGCTCAAGGGGCCCCCGTTGCCCCTGTCAAGATCCACGTACCCACATCACCTATATTTACTGCCTACACCTTATACCACCCCGCCCTCCCGCATGATAGAGCGAGAGCTACTCGCGTGTGAAGGTGAGAGGTTCAACTCGAAGCTTGTGCGCACTGGATGTGAAGACAGCATTTTCTCGCAGACGAAACGCAACTTGGCACCAAAGGCGTGCAGGCAcaaaaggggggggggcaagtgAGCCGTCAAATGCTAGAGAAAGATGCACTGTAGTGCTTCTTCTTCCATCTTCGGCGCCCGACGCAAAGGCAGCGCAGGCCATTCGCATTCTTTCCCTTACTCCAACAGGAGAATACCCCCTCACGCATTTCACTACATCTGATGAATTTTCAAAATATTTTTTCTGTCACAGCGTCGGCATCAGCTACGTACACGACGTGGCGACCTCACTTCTTGGATCCTTTCGTCCACCAACTCTGCTATCGCCCTTGCACGCAACAACGCACGCAACAGTGAAATCAGCACAGAAGGCAGAACTTATCAATGTTCAGTGACCAGGTCTCCGCGCCCAAACAACAGCTCGCCGCTCCTGAAAAACCGACAGAAAACCACTCTGACGACAGGGGACGCCTCAAGGTGGTGGCAAAGCCCAGTACACACTCCCTCTGGAGGAGTCAAGCAGCTCCCCTATCCCCTGCGAGTGCCGACCCTCTGCTGGCAGTGGCAGGGCCAAGCACCTGCGACGTGGtgaggtcagagcgatgtgtcgctgctgatgccggcggtgagCTCCttgatggcgctgcgccggagagAGCTGCGACTATGCAGACGTTTGTGCCATCTGTGTGGCGAGCAGGGTGCCCACGTGGCCCAAACGTGTCCCAGCTGGCCCccactgcccactggtggGGGAGCCCgcgccaccccgaggggagatgcagcagggggcggccggcatgatgggtgagcggctgcgaggcgccCTGCTCggcgggtggtgggcggTGTTTGGGGCCGAGGGTGCGCACCGgtgactgagtcggcgcaccgccgcaacgTGTGTCTAGCGTTGCTTTGCGGCAGGCGATGGGCGTGCGACCGGCCCGGGGGCAGCGTTGGGCTGGACCCGTGCCCCCTGGCAGATAGCTAAGACGTTTGAAAAAAGAAATTATAGATCTAGCGTTGCAGCACATGTAGAacgacgctgcgctgctcaAGATTATTTTTGAGAGCAAAAAAAGTACCACCTGAAAACCcagccccttccccctttctcAAAACCTCTTCACCACCAGGCTTGAAAGAGCCTTCAGGAAACGAGCCGCACCCCCACCTTCACACCAAGGTTTTAGCGCCAGATAGAATTTCCTGACGCAGACGCTATGTATATCGACTCGACGGGCCCGTCTGCTGCCATTAAGCGACTGACGCAAAAGAAGCTTTTTGCTTCGCAAAAAGAAGGAAGGACGCATTCTGAGCAAGCATAACCAGATGTAGCCTTTGCGGCGCTTGGGAAAAGATGTCAACCAAGTCAAAACGCAATGCCCTGATCTTTAAACCATGGCAGGGCTGTGGAGAAAGCATCCCCACCCTCTTTTGTGAATTTTTTGTCCTTGTTGCTTTTGGTCTGTTACTTCTGGGTATTGGAAGCCTGAACTATATGCGCTTGCAGGCGAAAAAGCAGCTTTGGCTTCGGCTTCAATTCTTGAAAGCATGGTAAATGGAAGGCGACACAGAACGCCAAGAAAACATTTCCCCATTTGTTGGAGGAGAACGCAAAGCTGTGGACCACGAAAATAGGATCTTTGCTTAACGAGGGTGGGGCCGCCGCGTCCCGCcgaagcccccccccccgctttGCATCCCAACGGGAAATTGGTGTGAGTGATTCGCACATATTTCAGACGTGACTCTGGACTTTTTGAGCGGGCACTTAACGGCAACGGCGGGGCCTTTGAGAAAGCACACCCACCGCACACAATGGTTGTACGAGAAGATTTTTTGCGGATGAGCAGAAAGTGGactgagggggggggggctttcCACGCACGCGACAGAAATAGAGCAGAAAACCCCGtgggcggcgatggcggcgaatGATGGACTTGTCCCCTATCGGCCAGAAAAACGACCTGCGGCAAAAAGCTTGGGTTGCGTTATTGGGGGCCTGTGGGGCCTGCCCTCGCTGGTCCGAAAACACGCCCCGAAGCCGCCTTTCTTACGGGTTCGCTTTTTAATTTTCAAGAGTAGCGCGGAAAatgtgctgcggcgccccGGGGCTTTTGGGAAGCGCAACCCTCACAAAAAAGGCCCCCCACTCCTCGCGGTTTACCGCGGGCCACGCCCCCTGGGCACCGGGAAAAGACCCTGGGAGGGGGGACCCCGTGCAGCCGCTGGCCAAGGTGTGGCGCACCGAGTCTTCGGGGGCGGGTTTCCGTTTTTCCCaagtgggggggggggggggaatgtGGCCAGGGCGTCCTTTTCGGCCCCCTTGGGCCAAGGCCACAGCCaacaacccccccccctgcggcgcaccgccgccagcgccccCGCAACCCAAAAAAGAACGCGCGGCACGGGGCCACTTGCAGGAGATCCAGCGGATACGCGGAGCATGGGTTCAAGCCCACGTTCGCCGAGAAGCACCAGAAACCGACCCTTCCAGGGGGACACCTtgcgcaggcagcgcggcgagcaTTTCCACCAGCCCCGCCATTTACGAGaaagccgctgccgagcgcCATTCGCACAGAAATATAAATGGGTTTGCCCCTGCCGGTTTCACAaagccccccctccccccttttgCCGTTGTTCGCGCGCACCCCTTCCAAAAGCCTGAATCCTTgcaaagggggggggggcgtgaAAAATACGCGGTGTACACGCGGAATGTGGCTGTGCGCAAAAACCGCTCGCGCGCCAGGTGGGTGGCCGTGCCTCTACGCCGGCGTCGTTGGGCGCCACATGGGCTTTGGCGCCGGCCTAAGGGCGGGCTTTTTGTGCTCGCCGGCACACCCCGCTCCCACCGGCCCCAACGCGCCCCCGCCAAACCCCCACAAAAGAAGGCAGCCAGCCGCCAGCAAAAAGCCCCAGTCGTCACAgacgcccccacccccgcccgccgccaccgcacccGGCAAACCACCTTTTCACCAACAAACGGCCACCCttctgctgtttttttttcccgtCGACAGGCTGGCGCTGGCCAGCCCCCGACATTTGTTACCGCATTGTGCGGCTTTTTTCATTGTAACGGGGTGTGGCCTGTGGCTGGTGGCCTCCAAAACCAAGGCCGGCCCtgtgggcggcggccgcgggcCCCACCCAGCCGTGCCCCCAGGGCAGCGAAAAacgcccacccaccacccgcccccgGAGCCGCACAT
This genomic window contains:
- a CDS encoding putative histone deacetylase encodes the protein MDKGVYYITGGVCTDGEGSDTSSQSPTAALVSGTACGAAPQPPDITVGWCFDARMLLHRSDMNRSPETPHRLQRAIETLQGCERALDVLPVELLAPFTVHKDSSSGSDLGRAVPLISAANRSQWIPARLATYDEVCSFQDPQVYEHFLKSGAALADLKSDVYCNEGTSSVAVRLSAGAVIDASVAALRGVAASRSGTASSAAGCVHPLVSFCLVRPPGHHCTASQPSGFCLVNNVAIAAQQLRIRHASALASGPPRIAILDLDVHFGEGTASFVEGACDPASLLYLSLHRYDKRQFYPFDGRGDTAYVGGSRHAASKGSICNVAVHTNGQQPARCEQVISDHLMNSVLEEIFLPRLAKFGPDLVMVSLGFDAAYGDPLGKMAVEGGFASVLSRLKGWCLHDGRTAGLVVVLEGGYNPEAVAQGVLSVALALSLPRTDPLLQRFLEEKSPKVWADLRQRQERRHREWEQLREERAEEDLGAAPSGRGSELKPAASDEPEQVQEDTLLLDRHKRWCAALVAKVQQIHREAMTREH